DNA from Ammospiza caudacuta isolate bAmmCau1 chromosome 6, bAmmCau1.pri, whole genome shotgun sequence:
CCATTAAACCCTGCTGAAGCATTTTTCCTAACTAAAGCTGTCTTGGAAGATGCAACTAAAAAACCAGGAACAGAGGAGCGAAGTGCAGCCTCTGGAAGGGAAAAcctgaggcagagcagggcccagagccTGTTCAACCACTGTGAGACTCAGCAGTGAGTCACatcttgccttttttccccctcctttctTAAGGAGGCCAGAGATACCTGTTCTTAGGCAAGAGCAGAGCCACTTCCTGGACACCCCATTTCCCGCCTTACAAACcaccctgctcagagctgctgggctctgacTCACCCTGCACCTCCAGAGCTCACACAGCTGCACGTTTGTGCTCTTGGGGGGCTCCCACATTGAAAGGGAGATGGAGTGTGGGGCTCAGCTGGGCCTGAAGCCCTCAGAGCCTTTGCTCAGCCGTAATTCTGACACATGAGCACACACAGGACCTCAAAGAGGAACCGAGCACTCAGCAGGGCTGACACTCACTCAccaacagcccctgggagcTGATGCTTCCCCACGAGGCCGGGGGAAACTTTTTACTTGAACTTCCAGAAAGCACCAAagctgaggggattttgggctgCCCACAGCGAGCTGTCAGGTTGGACAGATATTAGAGGCAAATCCAAGATaaaagcacagccctgtgctagAGGGAAGTCTGAGTCACAGAGCTCACACCGAGGCTGCTTCCCCATCCACAGCAAgtcctctgctcctggcagtCCCTTCTGTCCCATTCCCAGGGCCCAGTGGGAAGGGACAGCAGTGGGAAGGGACAGCAGTGGGAAGGGACAGCAGTGGGAAGGGACATCACCTCAGCTCCccaggctctcccagccctcccgCCAGCTGCTCCGACAACATTTTTAAAGCGAGACACATTCCTTTGGGAGGACTTGCATTAACAGGGATCATTTCCAATTAGGAATGGTGGGCAGAGCTTTTCCAAGGGCTGTCCATGGggccagggccctgctggggctgagtcACGGCGTGCCCCGGGCTCAGCGCGCTGCGATGGGGCGCGATAAGCGCCGGCATTTTGAAATGTGACTCAcggcagcagccacagagacACCGGTTCCCCTGCTCCGAGGAGTTTAATTAACTCAGAGAAACTTCATTTACACAGCCACACCCTGCTCTGacagccaggcagagcctgagcacCCTGCAAGGGGGAGGCTCCTGCACCCCCCGGCTGGATAACCATGGAATCACGGAAGGCTTTGGGCGGGAAGGGAGCTCAAGGCTCGGCTCGTTCcacaggcagggatgctgctcgCCGGAGCGGGTAATGGGGCTGCTGAGCGCTCCCAAAGCTCTGCAGCaaggaggcagctccagggctggcccctggcctggcacctgcagctgtgcgagcagagctctggctgtgaccccagcctgtcccaggggaTGGCAGCTGTCACAGGATCCGTGTCCCGCTGCTCCCCGGCCCCAGCACCTGCCCAAGTCCTTTTATCAGCTCACTCGAGTCCTACCCAGGCACCAGCGAGTCCCAATGTCACATCTGTCACTGCACAAGCACCCCCAGTCACTCATCAGCCCCTTTGTCCATCCCGTGCTCCACAGCGGCCCGGTGCTGCCCTTCCAGGGAATTTCCTGCTGGAACACGGCTGGacagcccctccctgccctcacctTCGAGGCAGGTGGGGCTGGCACCGAGGCTGCAGGGCCCTGACAGTAAAGTTTGCTCAAGTGGGAATATTAAAGCGGCATCTTCCTTTTCCACTTTCTCATCTAATTCTCAAAGGAATTCCAGCCAGGCTTCCAATCTGGGAGATCCAGAACAGAGCCCTCTTTATGCCAGACTCCAGCACCAGATTGCCCCTTTCTGCTTCTCTCATAATTCAATACAAGTAACATACCAGGAGAGCTCCGCTGTataattgctttattttctgcttaTTAGTTCTTTACCAACACTACAGCCATATTGAGAACACAAAATTCCTGGCAACTTCAGTCAGGGAGATCACAGGCCACAAACTCAGTCACTTGGTCGGACACGATTCAAAACTTACTCCATAAATTCACACGAACACAAATCGATGCACTTGGAATTCCAGACTGGTTTGTTTGGTACAGAATTCCCACTTTTCATCTTACTGACAGCCACTCCCTTGTGCTGAGGTCCAGCTACAGCCTGGAAAGGACGTGTTGGAAGTGAAACCTGTGGGGTTGTGTTGGGTGGCCACGGCCGTTTATTTCGGACGGCTCTGCCACGCCTTCCAGTAACTTTTTCTCCCCCATCTCTTCCTCCCCACTCCccccccacccaaaaaaaatttttttaaaaaatccagaagcaaaagcaatttCCTTTCACCTACAAAAAACAGAATTACAAAGTTACTTCTAAGGGGATACAAAATTGCAAAATCAACTTAATGCAAAGGCTGCCCCAGCGCTTGGAAACACAGGAAACCAACTCAGACAAAAAATGAAGGTATTGAAGTTTTCATGTTGATTGAGAATAGGTTTAAGAAAGTTCAAGAACCATTACTAGAGCTTCAAGTTTTCCAGTTTAGGCATTTACTTTGTGCTTGGCTATTTTATTGATGCTCCAGAAGAAAACAGTAACCATATTGTTGTAATTTGAAGTTTTTATACCACCACACTGTTCATTAAGTTAcagcaacaggaaaagaaaaagaaaagctagaAAATAGAGCAATGATATTCCAATGGCAAAAAGCCTTGGATTAAAATAAACTAATCTCACTTCCTCTTCTTTAGGGCTGAGATGGAAGAGTTTTTCTACATTAAGCTTCTGCAGACTCTCTACAATTCACAAAGTCCATCAATGCTCTATCTTCTAGCACCAAGAACCCATCCAGTCCCATTTGCAACCCACATCcagaaaagtctttttttttggAACCACACTCTAAAAGGACTTTGAAGTGCTCCAAAGCATTGGATTTCAGAAGTGAATTCAGGATTTTTATCTTCCCATACATCTTTGGTAAGAGCTCCATGTACAAGGTACTCAGCATGCAGAGTCACCACTGCAGCAATGTAGTGTAATGCCCCCAATTCCATGTAAAACTTAGattcttgaaaagaaaacacaattaaggaaaaaatggaaaataaaagccattttcttctggttttgtaGCATACATTCCTAGAATTCCCCAACGGAGTTTTAACTCCTTGAGGAAATCTGAAGTTAATCCTTAAGGCTGAATAAGAACCAGCTGCTTTAACAGTTTGTGCACCCAGCGTTAATTAATACTTGATTGAGTTTTTATGCAAATACTCGCTCTGGGTGGGGTTTTTGATtggccagccccagctgcaggctgtGACATGGCTAacgagctgctctgccctttaAGAACTAATTATGGAAGTTTACATTCAGCGTCGATTCTCCCTGTCTCTCCCCTCCCCGCTCTCAGGAGCAGTTCCTCAGCGGGCCTCGGACACCCgacacagctccctgtgctccagcagccccgGACACGGCAGCAGCTCAGGCCGGCCTTGGAAAACCAAAGCCAGCCGCGATTTCCTCAAAATGGCCCTTCCCGATGTCAGAAACGCCGGGCTCGAGCAGAGCTCGGCTCGGAACGCGCCCCTCCGCAAGGCTCCAGCATGGAAAAAGAACAAtaataacagcaacaacaatTTCCTTCTGGCTGTTGGAAACAAACAGGAATCCTTTCAAGGTTTAGGTGTCTCCAGCTGCCTTGAGATGGAAGCGAGAGGCAAGTCAGAGCTGGACTTTTGCCAAAACATCTGATTTAAAGTCAAACTCATTGCAACATTTTATTGCTGCATCTGCTGGAAAGAGCCCCGGCCCGAGGAGCGACACCAAGGAGTACAAAACTGCAACTAAACCTcattaaagacaaaaaaccTGCCCGGTGCCTGCCCTGGAACTACAGCACCGCTCATGCCTGGTTTGCTGTGTGGTGTGGGGAGCTGGTTTTGCATCCCTCCTCATGCATGATGTATGGGTCAGAACTTCCCAGCTGGCATTCCAAAGCAGTTCTTACATTTCCCAGCGCCCGACACGCACTTTGAACACGTTACAGTGGAATTCCCACTCTGTGCCACTGCAGGCAAGAGTCCCCCTCGTTAGCCTGAGCCGTGGAGCCAGACTGAGTCACTGTTTAGTTACAGATtaacagaactttttttttcttagaaaaaaaaaaaaaaagtccttaaTATAAAAAGACAGACTGCAGTTTGATTTTAAGCAACAATTTTCAGTTTACTAGATGAAGTCGACCTAGCAACATATCCTGCAAGAATGCAAAAAAGTAGCAATCTACAGCAAAgtgagagaagagagagaaaaaaaaatatatataatcaAAAAAGTAGACCCAGAAAGCATACACTGAAAATGGaccccctcccccaacaccccCCAAAATAATCAAACCAGCAAAGGGCTAAcgagaggaaaaaggaaaaaaaaaaaaaaaaccaaaaaaaagttACTTAGCAAGTCTATAATGTGTCCTTCCCCTGTTTGCTGGAAGTCTGCCATAGCATCTAGTGCCTGTGTTCGTGTCACATTCGGAGGTTAGAGCATCCTAACGCCAAGCAGGAGGAGTTAGAACAGGAATCCAGCCAAGGGTGCAGGAGGAAAGGGTGGCAACTGGAGAAAGGTGATCATAATCCTATGGATGCggttttgtttttacttttcagTAGAGAATCATTCTTCTGGAAAGCCACGTgggttattttaattttttttgtttctttttttttttttttgtttaattttttttttttttgtttctttaattcTTTGTAGACTAAATAGTTCCTCTCCCATTAGGATTTATAATTGGACGTTAACCACGTCAGCCCTTCGTAGAGTCCATCCCCCGTCGTGGCACAGGAGGGCTGCACATACCAATTCCTATCCCTGATCCGGGTCAGGCCCAGTTTCTCCTGGATCTCGTGGGGTTTCATGGCGTCGGGCAGGTCCTGCTTGTTGGCGAAGATGAGGATGATGGCGTCCCGCATCTCCCGGTCGTTGATGATGCGGTGCAGCTCCTGCCGCGCCTCGTCGATGCGGTCGCGGTCGGCGCAGTCCACCACGAAGATGAGCCCCTGCGTGCCCGTGTAGTAGTGCCGCCACAGGGGCCGGATCTTGTCCTGGCCGCCCACGTCCCACACGTTGAACTTGACGTTCTTGTAGGTGACGGTCTCCACGTTGAAGCCCACGGTGGGGATGGTGGTCACCGACTGGCCCAGCTTCAGCTTGTACAGGATCGTGGTCTTGCCGGCCGCGTCCAGCCCCAGCATCAGGATCCGCATCTCCTTGTTCCCGAAGATCTTGGACAGCACCTTGCCCATCTCGGCGGCATCCAAGGGAGGGCGAGAGGGCGAGCGCCGGCCCGGCGGGGAAGGGCGGGCGGGGCTCAGCGCGGGCCGCGCATGGGGCGGCGGGGAGGCGGCTCCGCTGCTCCGCCGGgcccgcggcggcggctccgcccGCTCCTGCCT
Protein-coding regions in this window:
- the ARF6 gene encoding ADP-ribosylation factor 6 is translated as MGKVLSKIFGNKEMRILMLGLDAAGKTTILYKLKLGQSVTTIPTVGFNVETVTYKNVKFNVWDVGGQDKIRPLWRHYYTGTQGLIFVVDCADRDRIDEARQELHRIINDREMRDAIILIFANKQDLPDAMKPHEIQEKLGLTRIRDRNWYVQPSCATTGDGLYEGLTWLTSNYKS